One region of Mus musculus strain C57BL/6J chromosome 15, GRCm38.p6 C57BL/6J genomic DNA includes:
- the CN725425 gene encoding uncharacterized protein C12orf40 homolog — translation MNWVGGSRSRVLIKQERRKQKEYFERNKLKSKLKLLGVVSPVKKPSVSLDLLNLYVVNQISSMKENSETMKRPTHVNMTRDLKVPLRKHDLELPMSPHCVPSKLCIDDMEDSVPYQRIYSKEETGPVQSSQDMKSYRMFNETGNCSYIPPSFPEELRSNRHIRSQHSTPRIGPSPQQFVYENPHSGQFSNGKFPESLFSKLNKHQHVFSSSQTTAEFEAPYKRTNRYVELEEKKQSADLQATSLILKGHRYFYSETGDFLTKRSMIMGEDCRSLYERRQPDFAMEKPLVQQIYANNGEEFSNFLEDVIHPTQRHLPDNHNSFVSHSMIDLLSKDQPGRRATFTKCGYDSLSDTHVVSSDESHSSSGLINGEFTVPQATSPNFPFNTSYTETCQPNRPCQEYNSNEINEFRRSFEKDCYSIGCGRKGKIESDKQLKELQRNARKHPVYTMADIPLEELHCKQSCDFDQNEIPMERRGMCPLKGQPMSTEKIYLESSQSSQSASYSPRPTESTFSSSTDLISEDEDQIQQQTEDSNKKATETTGNCCLEKMENHFDDITVKDDATAHKQNHKCLQSSEKNNADAFPESQCNSEHTVQNKSTDNCVLQAGRCDVGVQTEEAPLVGNTADVAVQCTIITRCSCMSSPVLIREKESSHPEAGSCTEDRTADTTGGQETPTSNSL, via the exons GaatactttgaaaggaataagTTGAAATCAAAACTGAAATTACTGGGTGTTGTTTCACCTGTCAAGAAGCCCTCTGTCAGTTTAGATCTCCTTAACCTGTATGTGGTAAATCAGATCTCGTCCATGAAGGAAAATTCTG AAACCATGAAAAGACCAACTCATGTGAATATGACCAGAGATTTGAAAGTCCCTCTAAGGAAGCATGATTTAGAACTTCCAATGTCACCTCACTGTGTGCCTTCTAAACTGTGCATTGATGATATGGAGGACAG tgtaCCCTATCAAAGAATCTATAGCAAGGAAGAAACTGGCCCAGTTCAA tcaTCACAAGACatgaagtcatacagaatgttCAACGAAACAGGAAACTGCAGTTATATTCCACCATCTTTTCCAGAAGAATTACGCTCTAACAGACATATTCGGAGCCAACATTCCACCCCAAGAATAGGTCCAAGTCCTCAGCAGTTTGTATATGAAAATCCCCACAGTGGGCAG TTCAGTAATGGAAAATTTCCTGAGTCCTTATTTTCCAAATTAAATAAACACCAACATGTTTTTAGTTCATCTCAGACAACGGCAGAGTTTGAAGCGCCATACAAGCGAACAAACAGGTATGTAGAATtagaagaaaagaagcagagtGCTGACCTCCAAGCCACTAGCTTGATTTTAAAGGGGCACAGATATTTTTA TTCAGAAACTGGTGATTTCCTTACTAAAAGATCCATGATTATGGGTGAAGATTGCAGAAGCCTGTatgaaagaagacagccagattTTGCTATGGAAAAACCATTAGTGCAACAGATTTATGCAAATAATGGAGAAGAATTctctaattttcttgaagatgtgATCCACCCAACTCAGAGACATCTTCCAGACAATCATAACTCTTTTGTTAGTCACAGCATGATCGATTTATTAAGCAAAGATCAGCCTGGGAGAAGGGCAACCTTTACTAAGTGCGGTTATGACAGCCTGAGTGACACCCATGTTGTGTCTTCTGATGAAAGCCATTCCAGTAGTGGGCTCATTAATGGGGAGTTTACAGTTCCACAGGCAACGTCTCCTAATTTTCCTTTTAATACAAGTTACACAGAAACATGTCAGCCAAACAGGCCCTGCCAGGAGTACaatagcaatgaaataaatgaatttagaaggtcttttgagaaagattgttaCTCCATCGGCTGTGGGAGAAAAG GAAAAATTGAAAGTGATAAGCAgttgaaagaactgcagagaaaTGCCCGGAAGCACCCAGTGTACACTAT GGCTGATATTCCTTTGGAAGAATTACACTGCAAACAGTCATGTGATTTTGACCAGAATGAG ATCCCAATGGAAAGAAGAGGAATGTGTCCTTTAAAAGGGCAGCCTATGTCTACTGAGAAAATCT ACCTGGAGTCTTCGCAGAGCAGCCAGTCTGCCAGCTACTCTCCTCGGCCGACCGAGAGCACGTTCAGCTCCAGTACTGACTTG atATCTGAAGATGAAGATCAGATACAGCAGCAAACTGAAGATTCAAACAAGAAAGCCACAGAGACAACTGGTAATTGTTGTCTGGAAAAGATGGAAAATCATTTCGATGACATAACTGTGAAAGACGATGCCACAGCTCATAAGCAGAATCATAAATGTCTCCAGTCCTCTGAGAAAAATAATGCTGATGCATTTCCAGAGTCTCAGTGCAATTCAGAGCACACAGTGCAAAACAAAAGCACTGATAACTGTGTGCTTCAGGCTGGGAGATGTGACGTAGGGGTACAGACAGAGGAAGCGCCCCTTGTGGGGAACACAGCAGATGTTGCTGTACAGTGCACCATCATTACACGGTGCTCATGTATGAGTAGTCCAGTGTTGATAAGAGAAAAGGAGTCCTCCCATCCTGAGGCTGGCAGCTGCACTGAAGATAGGACG